In the Gossypium raimondii isolate GPD5lz chromosome 9, ASM2569854v1, whole genome shotgun sequence genome, one interval contains:
- the LOC105797761 gene encoding protein MAIN-LIKE 1-like — protein sequence MAELIRSGIRHISYATNNADSFRVLRGRVSVLKIAPDARFMPYLELAGFGSVALIRSSDLRFDLLSALVERWRPETHTFHFPCGECTVTLEDVAVQLGLPVDGSPVTGLSSLIDPAAVCYQLLGESPDDGDKYFSGIKFTWLRAKICRLSVTASEDELMCAARAYIMHLIGALLMPDTNGDSVHLSYLPVLADLSTARSYS from the exons ATGGCTGAATTGATTCGAAGCGGTATTAGACACATATCTTATGCGACTAATAACgcg GACTCCTTCCGAGTATTAAGGGGCCGCGTGAGTGTTTTAAAGATAGCTCCGGATGCACGATTTATGCCGTACCTGGAGCTAGCCGGATTTGGGTCAGTAGCATTGATCCGGTCCTCCGACTTGCGATTTGATTTATTATCCGCGCTAGTGGAGCGGTGGCGTCCGGAGACCCATACTTTCCATTTTCCGTGCGGGGAGTGCACGGTGACGTTGGAGGACGTTGCAGTGCAGCTTGGGCTCCCAGTTGACGGGAGTCCCGTTACGGGACTATCTTCATTAATCGATCCGGCTGCAGTTTGCTATCAACTCCTAGGAGAGTCACCAGATGACGGTGATAAATATTTTTCCGGcataaaatttacatggctaaGAGCCAAAATTTGTCGACTATCAGTGACCGCCAGTGAAGATGAGTTGATGTGCGCTGCTcgagcgtacatcatgcatTTGATAGGGGCACTACTCATGCCTGATACAAACGGCGACAGTGTGCATTTGTCGTACTTGCCTGTGCTTGCTGATTTGTCCACGGCTAGGTCGTACAGTTGA
- the LOC105800538 gene encoding protein NETWORKED 1A — protein MATSLHSESRRLYSWWWDSHIPKNSKWLQENLTDMDSKVKAMIKLIEEDADSFARRAEMYYKKRPELMKLVEEFYRAYRALAERYDHATVELRHAHKTMSEAFPNQVPFVLDDESSLGSSGPEVEPDTPETPHPFRAFFDLDDLQKGSGINKRGLKQLNQMFESGIVSPNANITVKKGNGGEAEENEQSGLSQLSIENENLKNQVLSESERAGKAETEAEFLKKTLAEIQAEKEDVLLHYHQSLKKSSSLERELNEAQMYAGNLDERASKAEIEIKVLKEALSKLEAERDAGLHQYNQCLERISSLENTISQSQEEAKGLNERAFKADIEVRNLKIELSRLEAEKEAGLVRYKQCLDMISSLENKISLAEENAKMLNMQIERAESEVKALKDAIAKLKEEKDTMARLYEQCLVTIAELESEISRAQEDAKRLNNEIVVSGEKLRSVEEQRALLEKSNQSLLVEADNLVQKIAIKDRELSEKQNDLEKLQTSLQDEHLRFVQVEATLQTLQMLNSQSQEEQRVLTSELLNKLQKLNELEASNQKLEVEIDQVQGENRSLNELNSSATVSMQNLEDEILGLKELKEKLESEVAVQMERSNILQQEVDKLKDEIEVLSSAYQALIQQLLSAGLNPECLELSVKELREENSKLKEEFSKQRGEAEVLYKKLRSMDDLLEKNAVLRSSVSELNGKLEGSRELVGELRKSSEFLWGEKSSLAAEKSVLLSQLQKMTENMQTLFEKNRSLESSLSGANIELEGLRSKSKTLEEFCQYLKNEKSVLAGERDSLILKLEDVEKRLCILELRFDKLEEKYSDLEKEKDLTLCQVEELRDSLGAEQQERACYVQSSESRLVDLENHVHLLQEESRFRRKEFEEEIDKAVKAQVEIFIFQKIIKDLEEKNLSLLIECQKHVEASKLSDKLIRELESENLEQQIEGEFLLDEIEKLRSGIYLIFRALEFDPVNKHRDVVESDQVPLSCILDNVEDIKSSLSRNQEEKQRLVVENSVLLTLIGQLKFEGGELESENRALEYKFEIVEKQNAMLQKDKRELQEMDQQLMLEVRDGKIEKEILNAELESERGKLKSMHGACLLLEEENSKQLEENRLLLEKFSDLKEDMRVLEDENSVALQEVVALSSLSLILETFGAEKAVEIKKLEKTLNKKEAEISELSETVEKLRNGLNGVKDLNDQLNYQVVIRSDLLKQKTIELSEADEKLQAAHNLNAELYQTLEELKREYEESKQIRENLERQIVELSEDNKEQKMEIEHLREANDNLGSKVVTLHKEIEEKKIYGQNLSLELQEKSNEFELWEAEAASFYFDFQASAVCEVLLENKVHELTEVCETLEEESAVKSAQIGQMKERVEFLESEIGGLKVSMSAYVPVIASLKDSIISLEQIALLQPKLCVPNGDEDKDVEMVDELYVVSSEKLEEGQSAFLTSGISDLQEMCTKVKAVEKALVQEMNRLVKRKSNKNSHEIDASSKAINPSNSEMKKAMQVGEEVARKLKSKKMKPEISELRNGILLKDIPLDHVSDSSLYRGSKSKRETSTADDQMLELWESAEHECGVDSKINDMQERVFVPGEIIACHQSSDLEPENESSLGALVEKELSIDKLEISTSIREPKKRAKNRKVLDRLASDAHKLMALQTSVKQLKKRMEIKKRKKAFDLEYGQVKEQLQEVEDAIKELCNVNGELTKDVEGSSSSLDGTNSMELEGPGKSNLKKVREQATKGSEKIGRLQFEVQSIEYVMLKLEDERKNKGKTRTGVLLRDFIYNGGRRSGRRKKGCFCGCARPSSSKD, from the exons ATGGCAACTTCATTACATTCCGAGTCTAGACGCTTGTATTCTTGGTGGTGGGATAGTCATATCCCCAAGAATTCTAAATGGCTTCAAGAAAATCTTACAG ATATGGATTCTAAAGTTAAAGCGATGATCAAACTGATCGAAGAAGATGCGGATTCTTTTGCAAGACGAGCGGAAATGTATTATAAAAAACGGCCGGAGCTCATGAAATTAGTTGAGGAGTTCTATAGAGCTTACCGCGCTTTAGCAGAGAGGTATGATCATGCAACCGTTGAGCTTCGCCATGCCCATAAAACCATGTCGGAAGCCTTTCCCAACCAGGTTCCTTTCGTATTGGATGATGAATCATCCTTGGGCTCTTCAGGCCCTGAGGTTGAGCCTGACACACCAGAAACCCCGCATCCTTTTCGTGCATTCTTTGATTTGGATGACTTGCAAAAGGGCTCTGGGATAAACAAAAGGGGTTTAAAGCAGTTGAATCAGATGTTTGAATCGGGAATAGTGTCTCCAAATGCCAACATTACTGTGAAGAAGGGGAATGGTGGTGAAGCCGAGGAAAATGAGCAGAGTGGGTTATCTCAGTTATCGATTGagaatgaaaatttgaagaatcAAGTTCTTTCCGAATCTGAGCGTGCAGGTAAAGCTGAAACTGAAGCAGAGTTCTTGAAGAAAACTCTTGCCGAGATTCAAGCCGAAAAGGAAGATGTCCTTCTTCATTACCATCAGAGTTTAAAGAAGTCATCTAGCCTTGAGAGAGAACTTAACGAAGCACAAATGTATGCCGGGAATCTTGACGAACGAGCCAGCAAAGCTGAAATCGAGATCAAAGTTCTGAAAGAAGCATTAAGTAAACTTGAAGCCGAACGAGACGCTGGTCTTCATCAATACAATCAGTGCTTGGAAAGAATATCCAGCTTGGAGAATACCATTTCCCAATCCCAAGAGGAAGCAAAAGGGCTTAACGAGAGGGCTTTCAAAGCAGATATTGAAGTTCGGAATCTTAAGATAGAGCTTTCTAGGTTAGAAGCTGAAAAGGAAGCTGGTCTTGTTCGATACAAGCAGTGTCTTGATATGATATcatcattagaaaataaaatctcaCTTGCTGAAGAAAACGCGAAAATGCTCAACATGCAAATCGAAAGAGCTGAAAGTGAAGTTAAAGCGCTAAAAGATGCTATTGCTAAGctgaaagaagagaaagatacTATGGCTCGGCTGTATGAGCAGTGCTTGGTAACGATTGCCGAGTTGGAGAGTGAAATTTCTCGTGCCCAGGAGGATGCAAAACGATTAAACAATGAGATTGTAGTCAGTGGTGAAAAATTGAGAAGCGTGGAAGAACAGCGTGCTCTGCTGGAGAAATCGAATCAATCTCTACTAGTAGAGGCCGATAATCTGGTGCAGAAAATAGCGATTAAGGATCGTGAACTTTCGGAGAAGCAAAACGATTTGGAGAAACTTCAGACATCATTGCAAGACGAGCATTTACGATTTGTGCAAGTCGAGGCTACACTGCAAACTTTACAAATGTTGAATTCGCAATCTCAAGAGGAGCAGCGAGTTTTGACATCGGAGCTCTTGAATAAGCTTCAAAAGTTAAACGAGTTGGAAGCAAGCAACCAAAAATTGGAGGTAGAAATTGATCAAGTGCAGGGTGAAAACCGGAGCCTCAATGAATTAAACAGTTCTGCCACTGTTTCGATGCAGAATTTAGAAGATGAAATTCTCGGCTTGAAGGAACTGAAAGAAAAACTTGAAAGTGAGGTTGCAGTACAAATGGAACGAAGTAATATCCTCCAGCAAGAAGTTGACAAAttgaaggatgaaattgaggtCTTGAGTAGTGCATACCAGGCATTAATTCAACAGCTGCTGTCTGCAGGTTTAAATCCTGAATGTCTTGAACTGTCAGTGAAGGAATTACGAGAGGAGAACTCGAAACTGAAGGAAGAATTCAGCAAGCAAAGAGGGGAGGCCGAAGTTCTTTACAAGAAACTGAGAAGCATGGATGATCTTTTGGAGAAGAATGCTGTTTTGAGAAGTTCAGTGTCGGAATTGAATGGCAAATTGGAAGGGTCGAGGGAGCTTGTTGGGGAATTACGGAAGTCCAGTGAGTTTCTTTGGGGAGAAAAATCTTCACTTGCCGCTGAGAAATCGGTTCTTCTTTCTCAGTTACAGAAGATGACTGAGAATATGCAGACGCTCTTTGAGAAAAACAGATCGTTGGAAAGTTCCCTTTCTGGTGCTAATATCGAGCTTGAAGGCTTGAGATCAAAGTCAAAGACCTTAGAAGAATTCTGCCAGTATCTCAAAAACGAGAAATCCGTTCTTGCAGGTGAAAGAGACAGCCTGATCTTGAAGCTCGAGGATGTTGAAAAGAGGCTATGCATCCTTGAACTCCGATTCGATAAACTGGAGGAAAAATATTCTGACCTGGAGAAGGAGAAAGATTTGACACTCTGTCAGGTAGAGGAACTACGGGATTCCCTCGGTGCGGAACAACAAGAGCGTGCCTGTTATGTGCAGTCAAGTGAATCACGGTTAGTGGATCTCGAAAACCATGTCCATTTACTACAAGAAGAAAGTAGGTTCCGGAGAAAAGAGTTCGAAGAAGAAATTGATAAAGCTGTCAAGGCTCAGGTCGAGATCTTCATCTTCCAAAAGATCATAAAAGATCTCGAGGAAAAAAACTTGTCTTTGTTGATTGAATGTCAGAAACATGTCGAGGCGTCCAAATTGTCGGATAAACTAATTAGGGAGTTGGAGAGTGAAAATCTTGAGCAGCAGATAGAAGGTGAATTCCTATTGGATGAAATCGAGAAACTAAGATCTgggatttatttaattttccgaGCTCTTGAGTTTGATCCTGTTAACAAACATCGGGATGTAGTTGAATCAGATCAAGTTCCTCTTTCATGCATTCTGGATAATGTTGAAGACATAAAGAGTTCACTATCGAGAAACCAGGAAGAGAAGCAACGACTGGTAGTTGAGAACTCGGTGCTGTTAACTTTAATCGGACAACTTAAATTCGAGGGCGGCGAACTTGAGTCTGAGAACCGAGCCCTTGAGTATAAGTTCGAGATTGTGGAAAAGCAGAATGCGATGCTGCAGAAAGACAAGCGGGAGCTTCAAGAGATGGACCAGCAGTTGATGTTGGAAGTGCGTGACGGAAAGATTGAGAAAGAAATATTAAACGCGGAATTGGAGAGTGAACGTGGAAAGTTGAAGAGCATGCACGGAGCTTGCTTGTTATTAGAGGAGGAAAATTCCAAGCAGCTCGAAGAAAACAGACTTTTGCTCGAGAAATTCTCGGACCTCAAAGAGGATATGCGTGTTCTTGAAGATGAGAACAGTGTTGCCCTACAAGAAGTGGTAGCCCTTAGTAGTCTCTCTCTCATTTTAGAGACCTTTGGTGCCGAAAAAGCCGTTGAAATCAAGAAATTGGAGAAGACGTTGAACAAGAAAGAAGCTGAAATCTCAGAATTGAGTGAAACTGTTGAGAAGTTACGCAATGGACTAAATGGTGTCAAAGATTTGAACGACCAATTAAATTATCAAGTCGTTATCAGAAGTGATTTGCTAAAACAGAAGACCATCGAGCTTTCAGAAGCAGATGAAAAGCTTCAGGCCGCACATAACTTGAATGCGGAACTGTACCAGACTCTCGAGGAACTGAAGAGGGAATATGAGGAATCTAAACAGATTAGAGAAAACTTAGAGAGGCAGATTGTTGAACTATCGGAAGATAACAAAGAACAGAAAATGGAAATCGAACACCTTCGTGAAGCAAATGACAATTTGGGTTCCAAAGTTGTTACATTACACAAGGAAATCGAAGAAAAAAAGATTTATGGACAAAACCTGAGTCTAGAGCTACAAGAAAAAAGCAATGAGTTCGAGCTGTGGGAAGCTGAGGCTGCATCATTTTACTTTGATTTCCAAGCTTCTGCCGTTTGTGAAGTTCTACTCGAAAATAAGGTACACGAGCTTACTGAAGTTTGTGAGACACTCGAAGAAGAAAGTGCTGTAAAGAGTGCACAAATAGGACAGATGAAGGAAAGGGTTGAGTTCTTGGAAAGTGAAATTGGAGGGTTGAAGGTCTCGATGTCTGCCTATGTTCCTGTCATAGCTTCACTGAAAGATAGTATAATATCCCTCGAGCAAATTGCCCTTCTTCAGCCAAAGCTTTGTGTTCCAAATGGTGACGAAGATAag GATGTAGAAATGGTTGATGAACTTTATGTGGTGAGCTCGGAGAAACTCGAAGAAGGACAAAGTGCGTTTTTGACATCTGGGATTTCAGACTTGCAGGAGATGTGCACTAAGGTTAAAGCAGTCGAAAAAGCTCTGGTGCAAGAGATGAATAGGCTTGTGAAGCGGAAAAGTAACAAGAACAGCCACGAGATTGATGCTTCATCTAAAGCCATTAACCCCTCTAATTCAGAAATGAAGAAAGCTATGCAAGTTGGTGAAGAGGTTGCTCGAAAACTCAAGTCGAAGAAGATGAAACCTGAAATTTCTGAATTGAGAAATGGGATATTGTTGAAAGATATTCCCCTGGATCATGTCTCTGATTCTTCATTATACAGAGGGAGCAAGAGTAAGAGAGAGACCAGCACAGCTGATGATCAAATGCTTGAACTATGGGAGTCTGCTGAGCATGAATGTGGTGTTGATTCAAAAATCAATGACATGCAAGAACGGGTGTTTGTACCGGGGGAGATCATTGCTTGTCATCAGTCCAGTGATCTAGAACCTGAAAACGAGAGTTCTTTGGGAGCATTGGTGGAGAAAGAGTTGAGCATTGATAAGTTAGAGATATCTACCAGCATTAGAGAACCAAAGAAACGAGCTAAAAACCGAAAGGTCTTAGACAGACTTGCTTCTGATGCTCATAAATTGATGGCTCTTCAAACCTCTGTCAAACAACTGAAAAAGAGAATGGAAATCAAGAAGAGGAAGAAGGCGTTCGATTTAGAATACGGACAAGTCAAAGAACAATTGCAAGAGGTGGAGGATGCAATCAAGGAGTTGTGCAACGTCAATGGTGAATTGACCAAGGATGTCGAAGGGAGTTCTTCATCTTTAGACGGGACAAACTCAATGGAATTGGAAGGACCTGGAAAGAGCAACTTGAAAAAGGTACGTGAGCAGGCAACAAAAGGGTCTGAAAAGATCGGAAGGTTGCAGTTCGAGGTGCAGAGCATCGAGTACGTTATGCTGAAACTAGAAGATGAAAGGAAGAACAAAGGGAAAACCCGAACCGGTGTCCTCTTAAGGGACTTTATCTACAACGGTGGAAGACGGAGTGGAAGACGAAAGAAGGGTTGTTTTTGTGGGTGTGCAAGACCTTCTTCTAGTAAAGACTGA
- the LOC105800540 gene encoding 40S ribosomal protein S3a has translation MAVGKNKRISKGKKGGKKKAADPFAKKDWYDIKAPSVFTTRNVGKTLVSRTQGTKIASEGLKHRVFEVFLADLQGGDEDHAYRKIRLRAEDVQGKNVLTNFWGMNFTTDRLRSLVRKWQTLIEAHVDVKTTDNYTLRLFCIGFTKRRPNQVKRTCYAQSSQIRQIRRKMREIMTAQATSCDLKELVQKFIPEVIGKEIEKATSSIYPLQNVFIRKVKILKAPKFDLGKLMEVHGDYSEDVGVKLERPADETMAEAPAEVVGA, from the exons ATGGCCGTCGG GAAGAACAAGAGGATTTCCAAGGGAAAGAAGGGAGGAAAGAAGAAGGC agCGGATCCTTTTGCTAAGAAGGATTGGTACGATATCAAGGCCCCTTCAGTTTTCACTACCAGAAATGTGGGGAAAACTCTCGTCTCCCGTACTCAGGGTACCAag ATTGCTTCTGAAGGACTCAAACACCGTGTGTTTGAGGTTTTCCTTGCTGATCTTCAAGGTGGTGATGAGGATCATGCTTACAGAAAGATTCGTTTGAGAGCTGAAGATGTTCAAGGAAAAAATGTTTTGACCAACTTCTGG GGAATGAATTTTACAACTGACAGGCTGAGGTCTTTGGTGCGTAAATGGCAAACCCTGATTGAAGCTCATGTTGATGTGAAGACAACTGACAATTACACTTTGAGATTGTTCTGCATTGGATTCACTAAGAGACGCCCGAACCAGGTTAAAAGGACTTGTTATGCTCAGTCCAGCCAGATTAGACAG ATACGCCGAAAGATGAGGGAAATAATGACTGCGCAGGCAACATCTTGTGATTTGAAGGAACTGGTTCAAAAGTTCATCCCCGAGGTGattggaaaagaaatcgagaAGGCAACATCTAGCATCTATCCTTTGCAGAATGTGTTTATTCGTAAGGTCAAAATCTTGAAGGCTCCCAAGTTTGATCTCGGGAAGTTGATGGAG GTTCATGGTGACTACTCAGAGGATGTTGGTGTGAAACTAGAGAGGCCTGCTGATGAGACAATGGCTGAGGCTCCTGCAGAGGTTGTTGGAGCTTGA
- the LOC105800541 gene encoding protein IQ-DOMAIN 19 has translation MGKTAKWLKSLLTGKKDKSRNISNNQNSSVVPENPTTTVSIPLPPTTPKEKRRWSFRRSSASATPVRELNSVEQVVTPSPPPPPAPPVVTDVIRVSGSADDEKVDAGEEAAAKMIQAVFRSYLARKALKALKGIVKLQALVRGHLVRRQASVTLKCMQALVTAQARARAQRIRMVEDSRPASRRQSPHRRSTTPDQRLRHGYHEIDSGVEENIKIVEIDHGDSKASLQSRNSYSMEHRFSNHQASPVTSSYLADQISPGACSGHFEDHFFTVAQSSPHYAESETFEYSFCPNYMANTESSRAKARSQSAPKSRPDSIERQPSGRRRSSTEGRNHVPKAMKMKRSSSHVGAAEKNSQYQYQYQYPWSIKLDRSSVSLIDSECGSTSTVLTNTNYCRSHFGYDVRV, from the exons ATGGGGAAGACAGCGAAATGGTTGAAAAGCTTGTTGACTGGTAAGAAAGACAAAAGTAGAAACATAAGTAATAATCAGAATTCTTCAGTTGTCCCTGAGAATCCAACGACGACCGTTTCGATCCCACTGCCACCGACAACTCCTAAAGAGAAACGACGATGGAGTTTCCGGAGATCTTCGGCTTCAGCGACGCCTGTTAGGGAGTTGAATTCTGTAGAACAAGTAGTTACCCCTTCACCTCCACCACCACCGGCTCCGCCGGTTGTGACGGATGTGATCCGGGTAAGTGGTAGTGCTGACGATGAGAAAGTTGATGCAGGTGAAGAGGCGGCTGCTAAGATGATTCAAGCTGTGTTTCGATCTTACCTG GCAAGGAAAGCTTTGAAAGCGTTGAAAGGGATAGTGAAGTTACAGGCACTGGTAAGAGGTCACTTGGTGAGAAGACAAGCTAGTGTTACTCTTAAATGCATGCAGGCTTTGGTTACCGCACAAGCTCGAGCTCGAGCTCAGAGGATTCGGATGGTTGAAGATTCCAGGCCTGCTAGCCGAAGACAATCGCCCCATAGAAGGTCCACAACACCAGATCAGCGGCTCCGGCATGGATATCAT GAGATTGATAGTGGAGTGGAGGAAAACATTAAGATTGTAGAGATAGATCATGGTGATTCAAAGGCAAGTTTGCAGAGTAGAAACAGCTATTCAATGGAACACAGATTCTCAAATCATCAGGCATCACCGGTAACATCATCATATTTGGCTGATCAAATAAGCCCCGGTGCTTGCAGTGGTCATTTCGAAGACCATTTTTTCACCGTAGCACAAAGCAGTCCCCATTATGCAGAATCCGAGACATTTGAGTACTCGTTCTGCCCCAATTACATGGCCAACACCGAATCATCAAGAGCCAAAGCCAGGTCACAAAGTGCGCCCAAGTCGAGACCGGATTCGATCGAGAGACAACCTAGCGGCCGGCGGAGATCGTCGACTGAAGGCCGGAATCATGTCCCAAAGGCAATGAAAATGAAGCGGTCGTCTTCACATGTCGGAGCTGCCGAAAAGAACTCCCAGTACCAGTATCAGTATCAGTACCCTTGGTCCATCAAACTCGATAGATCATCGGTTTCACTTATAGACAGTGAGTGCGGTTCCACCAGTACGGTATTGACAAACACCAACTACTGCAGATCCCATTTCGGGTACGATGTAAGAGTATGA
- the LOC105800542 gene encoding uncharacterized protein LOC105800542 isoform X1 — protein sequence MASLNSLPFIAIFLVLHLSIAKSDFLSPLFPPIFDDVCKEVHCGKGKCKPSSNGTLPYTCECDIGWKQTAADHDDHPKFLPCIFPNCTLDTSCAAAPSPVQEKEAKANRSIFDICRWTNCGGGSCNKTSPFTYDCKCSEGYFNLLNVSVFPCYRECAIGLDCANLGITTSNKSTSATPSSSQNNANRAGSKLLENCQWVIMLVLLLVMVV from the exons ATGGCTTCTCTCAATTCCCTTCCCTTCATTGCAATCTTCCTTGTTCTTCATCTTAGCATTGCTAAATCCGACTTTTTATCACCCCTTTTCCCACCTATCTTTG ATGATGTATGCAAAGAAGTGCATTGTGGAAAAGGAAAATGCAAGCCTTCATCAAATGGAACACTCCCTTATACTTGTGAATGCGATATTGGTTGGAAACAAACAGCTGCTGATCATGATGATCATCCCAAGTTTCTCCCTTGCATATTTCCCAATT GTACGCTTGATACTTCTTGTGCAGCTGCTCCTTCTCCTGTGCAAGAAAAGGAAGCCAAAGCAAATCGATCTATTTTTGATA TCTGCCGTTGGACTAATTGCGGTGGTGGATCGTGCAACAAGACATCACCGTTTACGTATGACTGCAAATGTTCAGAGGGTTATTTTAATCTTCTTAATGTCTCTGTCTTCCCGTGCTACAGAGAAT GTGCGATTGGACTGGATTGTGCAAACCTTGGGATCACCACGTCGAATAAATCTACTTCCGCAACACCATCATCGTCCCAAAACAATGCGAATAGAG CTGGGTCGAAGCTGCTAGAGAATTGTCAATGGGTGATAATGTTGGTATTGTTGCTGGTTATGGTagtttga
- the LOC105800542 gene encoding uncharacterized protein LOC105800542 isoform X2 — MASLNSLPFIAIFLVLHLSIAKSDFLSPLFPPIFDDVCKEVHCGKGKCKPSSNGTLPYTCECDIGWKQTAADHDDHPKFLPCIFPNFGLLVRGCDRLICGFQVRLILLVQLLLLLCKKRKPKQIDLFLISAVGLIAVVDRATRHHRLRMTANVQRVILIFLMSLSSRATENVRLDWIVQTLGSPRRINLLPQHHHRPKTMRIELGRSC, encoded by the exons ATGGCTTCTCTCAATTCCCTTCCCTTCATTGCAATCTTCCTTGTTCTTCATCTTAGCATTGCTAAATCCGACTTTTTATCACCCCTTTTCCCACCTATCTTTG ATGATGTATGCAAAGAAGTGCATTGTGGAAAAGGAAAATGCAAGCCTTCATCAAATGGAACACTCCCTTATACTTGTGAATGCGATATTGGTTGGAAACAAACAGCTGCTGATCATGATGATCATCCCAAGTTTCTCCCTTGCATATTTCCCAATT TTGGATTGTTGGTACGGGGTTGTGATCGATTAATTTGCGGATTTCAGGTACGCTTGATACTTCTTGTGCAGCTGCTCCTTCTCCTGTGCAAGAAAAGGAAGCCAAAGCAAATCGATCTATTTTTGATA TCTGCCGTTGGACTAATTGCGGTGGTGGATCGTGCAACAAGACATCACCGTTTACGTATGACTGCAAATGTTCAGAGGGTTATTTTAATCTTCTTAATGTCTCTGTCTTCCCGTGCTACAGAGAAT GTGCGATTGGACTGGATTGTGCAAACCTTGGGATCACCACGTCGAATAAATCTACTTCCGCAACACCATCATCGTCCCAAAACAATGCGAATAGAG CTGGGTCGAAGCTGCTAG